GTTCCTGTGGGACTAGGGGATGGATGGCAGCAGAGCCCCAGCCAGAGAAAGTAAGTTAGATGGCCCAGTCAGTTTACTCTGAGTTGGGGTCATCCACATAGATCCAGAATCTCAGAGGACATACCATATTGTTtcatccacagcaacagaatccCACTTGCTGATGGTGCCAGAAAGTGTTTGGGGACAGAATCGTATGTGGGGTTAGGGGAGGTGGGGTGGACACAGACTTGACATCTATCCCTCCAATAGGTCAGCATCTACTGTCCCATCCAGACAGCCCTGTTCCCCTACTCACTGTGCTCCCTCCTTCATCTCCCAGGTGCTCAGGCCCTGGTGGAGGGCCCAGAGGATACAGTACTGAGCCAAGCTTCCCAATCTGGTGGCAAGACAGACCCAAAAGGAGAACTGACCACTGAATTGTGTGGCCATGGAGACCAGAGGGTGGAAGCTATGAAGGCACCTACAGTGGGGGACCAACCCAGGCTGCCATCAGGGCAGGCTTCCTAAAGAAAGAGGTTGTAGGCTAAGACTTGAAAAAGGAGGGGGAGCAGGTCAGGCTGAAAGTAGTGGGAGGAGGGTATAAGGAGCAAAGGGGCTGCTGCTTAGATGTGGAAAAGCCTCACAGGTATTGAGAGATAGTTCCAGAGCAGAGACAGAGGACCAAGGCAGGAGGAGTGGTTAGAAGCATGTGCAGGATGGAGGAGAGGGGACAGATCCTGAAGGACCTTGTAGATCACATCAGGAGGTCTGGATTTTATCCTTGGGACAGGAGGGTAGTCATGGATGTTTCATGAGAGGGATGTTAAAAGATTTCAAATCTTAGGGTCAgaatgcctgggtttgaatcctggccctACCATTTACCAGCTGTGTAATCTTGGGCAGTCTCTTCATTGTTACTAATAACAAGCGTTAATATTTATTGTGTGCTTATGGAGTGAGGTAGTGTACCCACTCCATGCCCCTACCCCACAgtgagatggtggtggtggttgttatCTTCATTTTCAGATGGGCTGCTGAAGCCCCGGAATGTTAAGAAAtgtcttgcccaaggtcacacagatgtAATGCACACACAGCCTTAgacttctcatctgtaaagtggggctaACAGGACTTACTCCATTTTTTGTTgccagaattaaatgagatggtgTTTGTGAAGCACAGTGGCCGGCATATAGAAAGCACTCAGTAAGGTCAGTTACCAGCATTGTCAGGTGACTGGACTTTTAAGCTGAGCAGAGAATAATAGATCGTTGTGGGTTAGAATGGAGGCTGGGGGCCCATTAGGAGGTGATGAGAAGTGGTGAGAATTCTAGCTATGGTGGGGGGATATGTGGGGGCAGATGCCAGAAATGTTTAGGAGGTAGAGCTGGCAATGGTTGGTGACCAAGCCAATGTCCACTGGAGGGCAATGGAGACCGAGGCGTTCAGGATGACTCCCAGCATCTCTTGAACAAACGGGTAAACAGATGGTGGGGCCATCACGGGGAGGGTAAGACCCGTTTAAGACCTCACTGTCAGCACACCCCCTAACAGCCCACTCTCCATTGTCACTCGGCTTCTGGGGAGGCATTAAGTAGGCAGCTGGATATACAGGCCAGGAGCTCAGAGGGGGCAGTGTGggcgagggagggagaaggaatcTGACAACACTTAGCTGGAGGGGAGTCGGTGTGGGGGGTTGTGCACCACCTGAGGGCACGGAATATAAGACCAGAGAGGTGGGCAACCAGCAGTATTGTTGCATCTCAAAATGCAGGAAAGGAAGGGCTGCAGGAAGATGAAGGGGAGTCACAAAGTCAAAAGCTTTACTGAGATCAAGAAGGATAAGGGCTAAACATTGGAGACAGGATGCTGCAACAGGGAGGTCATTGGTGACCTTGTCCAGGCCGGTCAGGGTAGTGCTGGGTGTGGAAGGCAGAGCAGCTTGGGAAGACGGGTGGGTGGGTGTGGTGAGGAAATGGGGGCAGACATCTCTTCCAGAGACTTGGCTCTGAAAGGGGAGGAGAGGGATGGGGGGATAACTCAAGAGAGAGGGAGGATCAGAGATGGGTCATTTGTTTTTGTAGTTGCTTTTTAAGTTAACTTTATACCAAAGTATAATATACATAAACAAAAGGGTATGTGTCCTGAGTGTGCAGCTCAATCAGTTTTCACAAGGGAGCACACCCATATAACCAGCACCCAATTCAGGAAACAGAACATTACCCTAAACACCCCTGGCCCACCCATTCCCCCTTTAGGCACTACCTCCCAAGGGTAATCACtagcctgactttttttttaaatatatttttattgataaaacttaacatacaaacattccatacatggtgtacaatcaatggctcacaatatcatcacatagactATCCTGCCTCCTATCATCCTAGGATAGTGCCTTTTTTGAACCTcatatcaatggaatcaaaccTATGTTCTCTCTTATGTCTTACTTCTTCCACTCAACATTGTcataaaattcatccatattgttgtatgGAGTTATAGATCCTTCTTTTTGCAGTATAGAATACCAGTATCTATTTCAGTATTGATGGACTTTGGGTGGTTTccagggtttttatttttatttttttaagtgggaaTGACTTAGATTGTTTGAAGCTTGTGGAGAAAGTCTGAAACATCTTTTATGAGACGGGAGAGAGATGACAAGAGTCACACATGAGGATTTGCAGGGCAGGGAAATGAGAGCCTGGCTGAGGTTGAGAACTGTTCTGTGGTTCCAGCCAGGCTGCTGTGCCAAGACCTCTGCCAGCTCCTGCCAGTCTGTGTGCAGGTACAGAGAAAGCAGGGAGTTGGGCTGCCCGGGGTTGGTTTCTGCCCAGAAGAGAAGCAAAGAGCACTGAGGATATTAGCAGCAGGTGAGTGATGGAGTGGTGGCTGTGGGTCCAGGCTGGGGAAGGGTGCATAGGGAAAGTAGGGAAGAGAAGGTTGGAAGAGGGctggcagagagaaagaaagcagaggtgAGCTCTGAGCTCTGTGCAGGGCTGCATCCTCAGTGACTGGCATCTGCTTGACACAGAGTTGTCACTCGGGGAGGGTTGAGTAAATAAGCAGAGGACTCACGGGAACTGAGGTCTCAGGTAGAAGGCAAGGTGGACTAGGTGTGTTGAACCTGACAGTGTGGTCAGGGTGGTTGTCTTTTAGGAAAACAGCATTGCAGAGGATGGTGATGAGGCTGAAATGTTCCTGTGGGGTGGCTGAAGGGAGCAGAGAGGCAGTCCATGGTGTGGGGTGCACAGTGTCCAGTCTTAAGGGAGGTAGGGAGAGCTAGTATTTCTAAACTGGAGTCTTGGACTCTTGGATCTGAACTTATCTGGGGGTGGTGGgcttgttggaaatgcagatCCCTGGCCCCATCTCAGCTGTGTGGGAGAAAGGAAGCACAGTGGGGCACAGTTGAGCCTCGAAGGACAAGGAGTGTTTATGGGGTGGGGGAGTCTCCAGCCCTGCTGAGGTCAGGATGTGGGATGTCCTTGGACTCTGAGCATGGTGGCTTCTATCCCACGCCAGAGGTGCATGAGGGATATTCCAGATTGGCACTGGGGTAGAGAAAGGGCCCTGCACCAAGAGGATTCAGGCCCTGAGGGGCCTATGCGGGCTGGGGGGCAAGAGGATGGGGCCTCAGCCTTAGGATGCTGCTGCAGCTAGAGAGGAGGCCCGGGTAGGGAGAGGGACTTGATCCTCTTCCCTGGGGCTGAGCACCCGTCTGTGGGTAGAGGGGGTGGGTGGTGCGCTCAACCCTTTTACACACACTCTTGACCCCAGCAGAGAGGACCCTCGTCAGTCTCTCTGAGGGGAACCCCCAGTCGCCCCTCCCATGCGCCGGGCGGACCGAGGCCCGGGCGCCCCCTGGTCGGGCCGGTCCCGCCCCATCCCGGCGGGCTGAGTCAGGAGGCAGGAACTGGGCGGGGGGCGGCGTCGGGAGGAGCCGGAGCCGAGCCAGAGTCAGAGTCGCTGGGAGCGAGCGCAGAGCCCAGCCAGGGCCGGCACCGAGCGGCCCTGGGCTGGCGGGGACGCGGGGGGCGATCGTGGGGCGAGGGCTGCACGGGACCTACCATGAGCGCCAAGAAGAGAGGTAGGATCCGGCCTGGGGCTGCGGAGGCGCCAGGGTTGCCCCAAGGGGTGCGGAGCCGGATTCTGGGGGCCAGGGGTGCGTGTTTCTCTGGAGCTGGGTGGTAGTCCGCCGAGGATCCCATCCGGTTTAGGACGCGAGCTAAGGCATCCGTCCGTGACTCAGTTTCTAGTTCCTAGCTGCAGGAAAGTGGAGGGGGCGGGGCACTTCTcggccctgcccacccccacccccccactctgGACATCCCCGCCTGCAGGGCCCAGGGAGGACTCTGGCGCCCCGGAGCCGTTGGGGGCTAGGGGGAGCTGACCTACGCGGGCGGGCGGGTCGCGGGAGCCAAACCTGTGCTGGCCGGGCCTGTCGGGCCGCTCCGCAGGCACAAGAGAGCGCACCCCGCCCAGTGACCTCCCGCGGCCTCTCGGGGTGGGGGAGCCAGCGCTTTAGGTcgagtttggggtggggggacagggggcAGGGCTGGAGGGCCCGCCCCGCCCCAGGGTAAACAGGCACTTCCGCGCATTCTTCCCGCGCTCCGCCCCTTTCCTGCCCCTTCCCAAAAGGGGGAGGGTCCTTGCGCGACCCCCCTTCCTGCCCCGCGGCAGGCGGAGTCGGCATCTCAGCAGGAAGCGGGGGCTGATCCGAGGCCACGCTGAGTCCGAGTCGCCCGCGGCCGCCCTATCATTAGCTCCCAGGACCGCGAGGTTGTCGAACTCCTGAAGTCAGGCCGTGGCCCGCAGGGCTGAGTATGGAGGCCGGAGCCCGAGGGGGCATTCGTACCTGGTGATCTGGCAGAACCTGATCCGGGCTTGGGACCGGGCCATGGGGAGAGGGCTTCAGGGGTCCAACTGGTGCTGGACACCCCCGCTCGCCACCTCCAGGGAGCCCCGCGCGGACTCATTCCATGATGTCCCTGTCGGTGCGGCCGCAGCGCCGCCTACTCAGCGCCCGAGTCAATAGGAGCCAGTCCTTCGCAGGTGTCCTCGGCAGCCACGAGCGGGGGCCCAGGTATGCGGCGGAGGGAGGTTAATAGGGTCAGGCAAGTCGCATGGGGTTGCGGTGGGATGTAGTGAGGGCTTGGGGAACTCCAGTTCGCCCCTTTCTGAGCGCAGCCTCTACTCCAGGAACTTTCCGGCCTTCAGTCCTCCGGGGCCCCCACGGAAGCCCCCAGCGCTCTCCCGAGTGTCCAGGATGTTTTCCGTGGCGCACCCAGCCCCCAAGGTGCCGCAGCCTGAGCGACTTGACGAGGTGTATGCAGCGCTGAAGCGAGGCCTGACGTATGCAATTCCCTTTTCTACCGGTTTCCCCTTCTGCTAGTAGGAACCTTCCCCAGCTCAGCCTGCTTTCTCTCCATTGTCTGTACCCTGGGCAGTAGGAGGCTGGAGAGATAAACCAATTCTTCACCCCACCACCCGCCTTTTTCCCCAGGGCCTACTTGGAAGTGCACCAGCAGGAGCAGGAAAAACTTCAGGGGCAGATAAAGGAGTCCAAAAGAAATTCCCGCCTGGTGAGTGGGGGGAGGCAGGGATGCCCTGGATGATGCCTTTTCCTTTGCCTTTGTGGTTTTGGGGGCTGGACAGGACAAGCCCTGGCTAACAACAGGGCTACTTTCTAGAATGACTTAGTCTAGGTGTGACTGGAATAGAAGATATCAGGGAGGCTGGGGAGCTCCACTCTGAAATCCTTTTCTGTGCACACTTCCTGCCTGGGACCCATTACTGCCCATAGTAGCTTCCAGTGGAGTGGATCAGACCCCCATAGACATAGACAACAGATTATGTTGTAAGGGTACTAAAGAGAAAGCCTTGGTTCTTCCTAGGGAAGAGGTCAGGGCTTCTCAAAAGAAGGGACATTTTtgctgggtcttgaaggatgaataggagttccCTACAGAGGGAACCGTGCATATGGAGACACAGAACTCTCCCCAAGGGCTCTAGGCCAGGGAAGAAGTCCAGTGTAGAGGTGGAGAGGGGGTTCTGGAGGGATCTTGGGGACCAGATCTGTGTCTTCAGGCATGCAGGAAAGAGGGTCGTTCCTGATGACTGTAGTGATGTGGACTATGGTatgagaggaggaagaggagtagGGGTGGTCAAGTGCTTCTACTGGAGTTCTCCCCATACCTCCTAagtctccttctcctcttcccccccccccccccccacagggcTTCCTATATGACTTGGACAAGGTGAGTGTGTCCTATATGGTGAAGGGAAGAACTGGCTCATGGGGAGGGTAAAGGGCTCTGGCCTCAGGCCCCTCCTGACCCACTTCTCCCCCAGCAAGTCAAGTCCATTGAACGCTTTCTGAGACGGCTGGAGTTCCATGCCAGCAAGGTATATGTGCAGCATGCACGTGCCCATGTCGGGTGGGGTAGGGGATTGGGGTGTCATGGGGCAATGTGGGGGAAGGGAATGCTAGGCTCTGGGTGAGTGACCCCAGTAGTCTCAGTCTTTCCACTGCCACCCCTCTCACCTGCTAGATCGATGAGCTGTATGAGGCATACTGTGTCCAGCGGCGTCTACGGGATGGCGCCTACAACATGGTCCGTGCCTACAGTACTGGATCCCCAGGGAGCCGCGAGGCCCGGGACAGCCTGGCCGAGGCCAGTCGGGGGCATCGAGAGTACACGGAGGTGAGGAATGGGTGCTCATGAGGCAAGGGCACAGGGAATGGCAGGGCTGGTAAGTGGGGCTGATTCTTGAcccctcctgcccctgcctcaTCCCTCCCAGAGCATGTGTGTGCTGGAGAGTGAGCTAGAGGCACAGCTGGGCGAGTTCCACCTCCGGATGAAAGGTACTACGTCATGGGGTCAGAGGGGTGACAGGGCAGGCTGTTCCTGAGACCTTTCCCAACATGGTATATCTACTTCTCCCCCTACTCCCAGGGCTGGCTGGCTTCGCCCGGCTGTGTGCAGGCGATCAGTATGAGGTATGAGGATGTACAAGGAAAGGCTGGGATGGCAGGGTCAGCATACTGATGGCTACGCTCACATCTGCCTCTTCCCCCAGATCTGCATGAAGTATGGGCGTCAGCGCTGGAAGCTACGGGGCCGCATCGAGGGTAGTGGGAAGCAGGTGTGGGACAGCGAGGAAACCATCTTTCTGCCTCTACTCACAGAATTCCTGTCCATCAAGGTGATGTCCCTGATTAGGACTGTAGAACACCATGACCTTGGGGACTCCCATGACCCTGTGAACTCCTTGTGACCCTCATGACCCCAAGACCCTGAGAACTCCAACCCCTATGACGTCCTCATTACTCCATGGTCCTGTGAATGTGTGACCCCTTGACCTTCATGGTCCTATGTTTTCCTCATTATCTCTGACCTAGAGAATGACAATCTTTGTGACTCCTATGATCTTGTGGTCCCCTTGATCCTGTGGCTTCCTCATGAGCCTCTGATCCTGTAAGCATTTAACCTCCTGTTCTCCCAGGAGCCTGTGACCCCCCCATAACCTCAGTGACAGAGGTTCAAACCTCATGAGCCCCATTCTTAAGCTGCCATGGCCCCACACACCTGAGAACACAGTCCTTGTGACCTCCTCATGACCTCATACCCCTGTGAATGTGTGACTTCATGACCCTCTACTGCTCTTACAACTTTGGAGATCTACAAATTCAGTTCTGATCTCCCACCTCATGGCTCTTAACCCTTGTGACCCTGCTGCTCATTGTTGGTTTCAGGTGACAGAGCTGAAGGGCCTAGCCAACCACGTGGTTGTGGGCAGTGTCTCCTGTGAGACCAAGGACCTGTTTGCTGCCCTGCCACAGGTTGTGGCTGTGGACATCAATGATCTTGGCACCATCAAGCTCAGCCTGGAAGTCATATGGAGGTTGTTGGGGTTGAGGGGCTCGAGGGCAGGGCCAGGGAAACGTGGGGCCTTCTAATAGCCCCTGCCTTCCCCAGCCCCTTCGACAAGGATGACCAGCCCTCGGCCACTTCTACTGTCAACAAGGCCTCCACAGTCACCAAGCGCTTCTCCACCTATAGCCAGAGCCCACCAGACACACCCTCGCTTCGGGAACAGGCCTTCTACGTGAGTCACAGTCCAGGCCCTGGCCTCATGACCCCCTCCCAAAGGGGTCCCTTAGGGATGGTCCTGAAACACTCTTTCCTCTCTCCCAGAACATGCTGCGGCGGCAAGAGGAGCTGGAGAATGGGACAGCATGGTCCCTGTCATCCGAATCTTCAGACGACTCTTCCAGCCCACAGCTTTCGGGTACAGCCCGCCACTCCTCAGCCCCCAAGCCCCTGGTGCAGCAGCCGGAACCTCTACCTATCCAAGTTGCCTTCTGCAGGCCGGAGACCCCCACCTCTGGGCCTGTGGATGAGGAGGGGGCCGTGGCTCCAGTCCTGGCCAATGGGCACATCCCCTACAGCCGGACTCTGAGCCACATCAGTGAGGCCAGTGTGGACGCTGCCTTAACTGAGGCTTCAGTGGAGCTTGTGGACCTGGAAAACCCTGCTCGGGTACCTAGCCTGCCTGAGCACCCAGATCCCACCCATGAAGAGCAGCACCCTGATCCTGTTGCTCCTGCCCTAGACCCTGGCCACTCTGCCACTACCCCCAGTACAGCAGGCCCTGCCCACACAGCTGCAGAACCCGCCCCATCTACATACCCAGACTCAGTTCACAAGGCCACTGACTCTGGCCCTTCTAACCTGCCAGGCCACACTCATACCACTACAAGCACCACCTATAGTGCCACCCACACGACTACAGTCTCCATCCACAAGCCCATGGGCTCTGCCCTCACCACTACAGGCCCTACGCTAAGTGCCAGAGACCCTCTACCCAATACCACAGGACCAACCCAGACTACCACAAGCCACACCCATACTGTCATGAACCCCACCCATAAGCCAACACTTTCTACCTTAATTACTATAGGCCTAGCTCAGATCAGCACAAGTTCCAGGCACACTACTGCAAGCCCCACCCACACAACAGGAGGTTCCACTCACTCTACTGCAAGTTCCACCTGTACCGAAAGTCCCACCCAAACTGCCCCAAGCCCCACCCATACTGTCCCCCCAAGCCCTACTCACAAAACCAGGATGTTAACTCACCCCACCTCAAGCCCCACTCCTAATGCTATAGGTATAGTCCACACAGTCCAGACCACAAGTCCCATCTACTCTGCCACAAGCCCTGCCCTTCAAACTGTAAACCCTTCCACTTCTCCAGACCTTGATACTTTTGCCACCTGCTCTGTGCACACAGACCCCACCCTCCCAGGCACAAAATCTTTACCCTCTGGCTATCCAGGCTCCACACCCTGCACTCAGGCAGAGCCCATAGCCCCCTGTACCAGCCAGAGTTCCACCTGTTCTGGTAGGGAATCCCTCGCAAGCCCTGCCCCAGATTCCCCAGAGCCCATCCGTCAGATCCCAAGCCCCCCTCCCTCACCCCTAGCCCTTGTACCCCAGGATTCAGACCTTAGCCTGGCCATGGCTGCTCCAGTCTCAGGGGCAGCTGGAGGGGCTGGGGACAAGAGACTGGAGGGGGCTCTAGGGGCCCTGGTGACTGCTCTGGATGATTATCGTGGCCAGTTCCCTGAGCTGCAGGGCCTGGAGCAGGAGGTGACCCGACTGGAGAGTCTGCTCATGGTGAGgagagctgggctgggctgcagcATCATAGGGAGGGCAGCCAGGCAGTGGTGGCAGTCCTGACTTCCTTCACAACCCCAGCAGAGACAGGGCCTGACTCGAAGCCGGGCCTCCAGCCTTAGCATCACTGTGGAACATGCCCTGGAAAGCTTCAGCTTCCTCAACGATGATGAAGATGAAGACAATGACTGTCCTGGAGGCAGGTGAGAGGGGAAGAGGTGAGAACAGGCTAGGTGAGCGGGAACAGGCAAGGTGGGGCATATGAGGGCAGCAAGACTGGAGGTGGGCACAAGGGAATGGACTGAATGGCAGATACATCTATATTCACCCCTCCCCTATATCTCTCCTCATGTGTCCTTTATGTCCATGTTTCCAACCCCATCTGTATCCCCAGTGGTTCTGGCTGCTCTCCTTCTCATAACAACAACGTCTGCCTCCCTCAACAGTCCCCATCTGTCTGTGAGCCTCCAGCTCTTCCTCAACCCTTGGCCTTGTCTTGGGACCCACCCTGTGAATGGGCCCTTtcagtgcctccccatgcaacCTCAGTCCCCCAGAATCAACTCCCTCCACCTCGATCCCAGCTCTCCCAGAGGCTTGGGCCTCTTGGCTCTCTGTCCCAGAGCAGTGTTTTCCGATTCCCAGTTGAGGGTTGtaccagcccctcctccctctgcTGCTGCCCAGGTTATGGGCCTGTGCCCTGCAACCCGTGGGCCTCAGCC
The genomic region above belongs to Tamandua tetradactyla isolate mTamTet1 chromosome 16, mTamTet1.pri, whole genome shotgun sequence and contains:
- the RIPOR1 gene encoding rho family-interacting cell polarization regulator 1 isoform X2, which produces MMSLSVRPQRRLLSARVNRSQSFAGVLGSHERGPRNFPAFSPPGPPRKPPALSRVSRMFSVAHPAPKVPQPERLDEVYAALKRGLTAYLEVHQQEQEKLQGQIKESKRNSRLGFLYDLDKQVKSIERFLRRLEFHASKIDELYEAYCVQRRLRDGAYNMVRAYSTGSPGSREARDSLAEASRGHREYTESMCVLESELEAQLGEFHLRMKGLAGFARLCAGDQYEICMKYGRQRWKLRGRIEGSGKQVWDSEETIFLPLLTEFLSIKVTELKGLANHVVVGSVSCETKDLFAALPQVVAVDINDLGTIKLSLEVIWSPFDKDDQPSATSTVNKASTVTKRFSTYSQSPPDTPSLREQAFYNMLRRQEELENGTAWSLSSESSDDSSSPQLSGTARHSSAPKPLVQQPEPLPIQVAFCRPETPTSGPVDEEGAVAPVLANGHIPYSRTLSHISEASVDAALTEASVELVDLENPARVPSLPEHPDPTHEEQHPDPVAPALDPGHSATTPSTAGPAHTAAEPAPSTYPDSVHKATDSGPSNLPGHTHTTTSTTYSATHTTTVSIHKPMGSALTTTGPTLSARDPLPNTTGPTQTTTSHTHTVMNPTHKPTLSTLITIGLAQISTSSRHTTASPTHTTGGSTHSTASSTCTESPTQTAPSPTHTVPPSPTHKTRMLTHPTSSPTPNAIGIVHTVQTTSPIYSATSPALQTVNPSTSPDLDTFATCSVHTDPTLPGTKSLPSGYPGSTPCTQAEPIAPCTSQSSTCSGRESLASPAPDSPEPIRQIPSPPPSPLALVPQDSDLSLAMAAPVSGAAGGAGDKRLEGALGALVTALDDYRGQFPELQGLEQEVTRLESLLMQRQGLTRSRASSLSITVEHALESFSFLNDDEDEDNDCPGGRPLSSLEPAAEDSLDSPSAHPLSTGCPALDATLVQHLDHCSRLLLKLGTFGPLRCQEGQALERLLQEARVLETVCELSRRWEIPATCAQEVVQFSASRPSFLTFWDQCTEGCSPFMCPVERVLLTFCDQYGVRLSLRQPGLAEAVCVKFLEDALGQKLPRRPQPGHGEQFTVFQFWSYVEALNNPTMEDFVTETAEEVLLVRNLNSDDQAVVLKALRLAPEGRLRRDGLRALSSLLVHGNNKVMAAVSTQLRSLSLGPAFRERALFCFLDQLEDEDVHTRVAGCLALGCIKAPEGIEPLVYLCQTDTEAVREAARQSLQQCGEEGQSAHRRLEESLDALPRIFGPGSMASTAF
- the RIPOR1 gene encoding rho family-interacting cell polarization regulator 1 isoform X1 translates to MSAKKRGSPARTHSMMSLSVRPQRRLLSARVNRSQSFAGVLGSHERGPRNFPAFSPPGPPRKPPALSRVSRMFSVAHPAPKVPQPERLDEVYAALKRGLTAYLEVHQQEQEKLQGQIKESKRNSRLGFLYDLDKQVKSIERFLRRLEFHASKIDELYEAYCVQRRLRDGAYNMVRAYSTGSPGSREARDSLAEASRGHREYTESMCVLESELEAQLGEFHLRMKGLAGFARLCAGDQYEICMKYGRQRWKLRGRIEGSGKQVWDSEETIFLPLLTEFLSIKVTELKGLANHVVVGSVSCETKDLFAALPQVVAVDINDLGTIKLSLEVIWSPFDKDDQPSATSTVNKASTVTKRFSTYSQSPPDTPSLREQAFYNMLRRQEELENGTAWSLSSESSDDSSSPQLSGTARHSSAPKPLVQQPEPLPIQVAFCRPETPTSGPVDEEGAVAPVLANGHIPYSRTLSHISEASVDAALTEASVELVDLENPARVPSLPEHPDPTHEEQHPDPVAPALDPGHSATTPSTAGPAHTAAEPAPSTYPDSVHKATDSGPSNLPGHTHTTTSTTYSATHTTTVSIHKPMGSALTTTGPTLSARDPLPNTTGPTQTTTSHTHTVMNPTHKPTLSTLITIGLAQISTSSRHTTASPTHTTGGSTHSTASSTCTESPTQTAPSPTHTVPPSPTHKTRMLTHPTSSPTPNAIGIVHTVQTTSPIYSATSPALQTVNPSTSPDLDTFATCSVHTDPTLPGTKSLPSGYPGSTPCTQAEPIAPCTSQSSTCSGRESLASPAPDSPEPIRQIPSPPPSPLALVPQDSDLSLAMAAPVSGAAGGAGDKRLEGALGALVTALDDYRGQFPELQGLEQEVTRLESLLMQRQGLTRSRASSLSITVEHALESFSFLNDDEDEDNDCPGGRPLSSLEPAAEDSLDSPSAHPLSTGCPALDATLVQHLDHCSRLLLKLGTFGPLRCQEGQALERLLQEARVLETVCELSRRWEIPATCAQEVVQFSASRPSFLTFWDQCTEGCSPFMCPVERVLLTFCDQYGVRLSLRQPGLAEAVCVKFLEDALGQKLPRRPQPGHGEQFTVFQFWSYVEALNNPTMEDFVTETAEEVLLVRNLNSDDQAVVLKALRLAPEGRLRRDGLRALSSLLVHGNNKVMAAVSTQLRSLSLGPAFRERALFCFLDQLEDEDVHTRVAGCLALGCIKAPEGIEPLVYLCQTDTEAVREAARQSLQQCGEEGQSAHRRLEESLDALPRIFGPGSMASTAF